One genomic segment of Erysipelotrichaceae bacterium 66202529 includes these proteins:
- a CDS encoding Cof-type HAD-IIB family hydrolase, which produces MYKLIVCSVDDTLLTNNHNISKDTKEALLQAQRAGARLALISRRSPENLRKIAALLHMDEYGGYIAACHGAYLQEIKSERVLQRKEVSLKLLDRLLAAVKEQDVNLSIVEDGHLYTTGTDPYVQLEALLNEMKLHPWEDFEEICDEVLKIYVTGESSALNGFISWLPKELREEVQLIRSGKNMFSIVHANVDKGTALQCIMEDMGIAKDAVLLIADSVNDKAMVPYAGSVSVMGNAEDEVRKDASFLTQSNDCDGIVRTLEVLTQDVEVI; this is translated from the coding sequence ATGTATAAACTAATCGTCTGCAGTGTCGATGATACGCTGCTAACCAATAACCACAACATAAGCAAGGATACAAAGGAAGCACTGCTGCAGGCACAGCGTGCTGGTGCCAGACTGGCTTTGATCTCCCGCCGTTCTCCAGAAAATCTTAGAAAAATTGCAGCTTTACTGCATATGGATGAATACGGCGGCTATATCGCAGCCTGTCATGGAGCATATCTGCAGGAAATAAAAAGTGAGCGCGTCCTTCAGCGAAAGGAGGTATCTTTGAAGCTGCTGGATCGTCTGCTTGCCGCAGTAAAAGAACAGGATGTTAATCTATCCATCGTGGAAGACGGACATCTGTACACTACAGGAACAGACCCCTATGTACAACTGGAGGCATTGTTAAATGAAATGAAGCTGCATCCATGGGAGGATTTTGAAGAAATCTGTGATGAGGTTTTAAAAATTTATGTCACAGGAGAAAGCAGTGCGTTGAATGGCTTTATAAGCTGGCTGCCGAAAGAGTTAAGAGAGGAAGTACAGCTGATTCGCAGTGGAAAAAACATGTTCAGTATTGTACATGCCAATGTAGATAAAGGAACGGCATTGCAGTGTATTATGGAAGATATGGGTATCGCAAAGGATGCTGTATTGTTGATTGCGGATAGTGTCAATGATAAGGCGATGGTTCCCTATGCGGGCAGTGTCAGCGTCATGGGAAACGCAGAGGATGAGGTGCGTAAGGATGCCTCCTTCCTTACCCAAAGCAATGATTGTGACGGCATCGTGCGGACACTGGAGGTTTTAACACAGGATGTGGAGGTAATCTAA
- a CDS encoding DUF1349 domain-containing protein, with amino-acid sequence MEFECMNHAAYTETDGRITIHASAKSDFVVSPLNGTVHASAAFLYRKITGDFVIHAKVSQSFLSTYDAPAIMAMESETRWAKVCFEYTDLNTRAVVSVMTDGTSDDCNGVETSQDYIWLQLCRRDQVFAVHYSMDGKTWRMHRILRMEMAEELKVGLVAQSPLGDGGDFVFEEIYLNQESKEDIRGGN; translated from the coding sequence ATGGAATTTGAATGTATGAATCACGCAGCCTATACAGAAACGGATGGTCGTATAACGATCCATGCCAGTGCAAAAAGCGATTTCGTTGTCAGTCCGTTAAATGGAACAGTCCATGCGAGTGCTGCTTTTCTCTACCGCAAGATAACCGGTGATTTTGTAATCCATGCAAAGGTATCACAGAGCTTTCTTTCCACCTATGATGCACCTGCAATCATGGCAATGGAATCGGAAACACGATGGGCAAAGGTCTGCTTTGAATATACGGATTTGAATACCAGAGCAGTTGTATCTGTTATGACAGATGGCACTTCCGATGATTGCAACGGGGTGGAAACAAGTCAGGATTACATATGGCTGCAGTTATGCCGCAGGGATCAAGTATTTGCTGTTCATTATTCTATGGATGGTAAAACCTGGCGGATGCATCGTATTCTGCGTATGGAAATGGCAGAGGAGCTGAAGGTCGGTCTGGTTGCACAAAGTCCTTTGGGTGATGGTGGTGATTTTGTGTTTGAGGAAATTTATTTGAATCAGGAGAGTAAAGAGGATATCCGGGGTGGAAACTAA
- a CDS encoding cob(I)yrinic acid a,c-diamide adenosyltransferase produces MIHIYSGNGKGKTTAGFGLVLRMAGYGKQIGVAQFLKDGTSGELRALRALHGVSLHATDMPKGFYFQMNEADRKKTGQAVLELFAWVQKHASAWDCIFLDEILDALHLGLLKEEALISFLQENLEREIILTGRNPSQKLMELCDYHTEMQERKHPYQKGIPARKGVEY; encoded by the coding sequence ATGATTCATATATATAGTGGAAACGGTAAAGGAAAAACGACAGCAGGGTTCGGTCTGGTACTGCGTATGGCAGGCTATGGTAAGCAAATCGGGGTTGCGCAGTTTCTAAAGGATGGAACAAGCGGGGAGCTAAGGGCATTGCGGGCGCTGCATGGTGTAAGTCTTCATGCGACTGATATGCCTAAGGGCTTTTATTTTCAGATGAATGAGGCAGATCGGAAGAAAACAGGCCAGGCGGTGTTGGAGCTGTTTGCCTGGGTACAGAAGCATGCTTCTGCGTGGGACTGTATTTTCCTTGATGAAATTCTGGATGCTTTACATCTTGGATTGTTAAAGGAGGAGGCCCTTATATCCTTTTTACAGGAGAATTTGGAGCGTGAAATTATTCTTACCGGCAGGAATCCGTCACAGAAGCTGATGGAGCTATGCGATTATCATACGGAAATGCAGGAGCGAAAACACCCTTATCAGAAAGGCATTCCTGCGCGTAAGGGTGTAGAATATTAA
- a CDS encoding PRD domain-containing protein, producing the protein MFSRMKNNYYAKNPMTNKIKATYPLIYDIAVFIAQELNHDYNITLTEDEITFIAFHIGAYFENNVQSKAKVTCAFVYADYYSMHKHVLEKIIKMYGDKIDMKYAISINNYHPELLHVDLIISTIDMPFESTYITLHPFLTDRDNRNIRDTIDQISIVKRKNAIKDYLMNFFDERLFYKNPVFHDKEEAIAYLAKDIVSLGYAQDSLFHEVIARENLSSTAFGDIAVPHSLSKNAKNSFISIVISDQPINWGSKSVHIIAFIGVNEDSRKIFSNVFDEIIDILSEPSHVKKLLQVQNFNEFITLIKQLIHKSSKV; encoded by the coding sequence ATGTTTAGCAGAATGAAAAATAATTATTATGCTAAAAATCCTATGACAAATAAAATAAAAGCTACTTATCCTTTGATTTATGATATCGCTGTTTTCATCGCTCAGGAATTAAACCATGATTATAATATCACTTTAACTGAGGATGAAATCACCTTTATAGCTTTTCATATTGGTGCTTATTTTGAAAATAATGTGCAAAGCAAAGCAAAGGTCACATGTGCTTTTGTTTATGCAGACTATTATTCAATGCATAAACATGTATTAGAAAAAATCATTAAAATGTATGGCGATAAAATTGATATGAAGTATGCAATCAGTATAAACAATTATCATCCTGAGCTTTTACATGTGGACCTTATAATCTCGACCATTGATATGCCTTTTGAAAGCACCTATATAACACTTCATCCATTTCTAACAGACAGAGATAACAGAAATATTAGAGATACTATTGATCAAATATCTATAGTAAAAAGAAAAAATGCTATTAAGGATTACTTAATGAATTTTTTTGACGAAAGGCTTTTTTATAAGAATCCAGTATTTCATGATAAAGAAGAAGCAATCGCCTATTTAGCAAAAGATATAGTCTCTTTAGGCTATGCTCAGGACTCTTTATTTCATGAAGTTATAGCAAGAGAAAACCTATCAAGTACGGCTTTTGGAGATATTGCTGTTCCTCACTCATTATCTAAGAATGCGAAGAACAGCTTTATTTCAATCGTTATCAGTGATCAACCTATCAACTGGGGTAGTAAGAGTGTACATATTATTGCTTTTATTGGTGTAAATGAGGATTCGAGAAAAATTTTCTCAAATGTATTTGATGAGATTATTGATATTTTAAGTGAGCCTAGTCATGTCAAAAAGCTGTTACAGGTGCAAAACTTTAATGAATTTATCACACTAATTAAGCAGCTGATTCACAAATCAAGTAAAGTTTGA
- a CDS encoding ABC transporter permease, protein MDFILDVMAQGLAYSILAIGVLLTYQVLDYADLTVEGSFPLGAAAGAMCVTHGINPFLSLIVAFIAGLAAGYATGFLHVKFGISSLLSGILVMTGLYSINLVVAGDMSNIPLFTYDTIFSYGALFGNSVGGSFGTWIVKLWPIFILLVLVLLLKLLMDWFLDTKYGFLMRIAGDNPQLIATLGKDIGHIKMNGLAISNGYAAVSGAVVSQFLKYFDITLGTGMIVMGLASVIMGLTLFKRFKFIGFTTSVILGAITYRLTIAAALKVGLPPSYLKLIMAVIFIAVLVLGNGVMGKFFHRKVQES, encoded by the coding sequence ATGGATTTTATATTAGATGTTATGGCGCAGGGACTGGCCTACAGTATCCTCGCCATCGGAGTCCTGTTAACCTATCAGGTTCTGGACTATGCAGATTTGACCGTTGAGGGGAGCTTCCCACTCGGTGCGGCTGCCGGTGCCATGTGTGTTACACATGGCATCAATCCGTTTCTGTCACTGATTGTGGCATTTATTGCAGGACTTGCGGCCGGGTATGCGACCGGCTTCCTGCATGTTAAATTTGGTATTTCCAGTCTTCTAAGCGGTATCCTCGTCATGACGGGACTGTATTCCATCAACCTGGTCGTAGCAGGGGATATGAGTAACATTCCGCTGTTCACCTATGACACGATTTTCTCCTATGGAGCGCTGTTTGGCAACTCTGTTGGAGGCTCGTTTGGTACCTGGATCGTCAAGCTGTGGCCGATTTTCATTCTGCTTGTTCTCGTCCTGCTTTTAAAGCTGCTGATGGACTGGTTCCTGGATACAAAGTACGGCTTTCTGATGCGGATTGCAGGAGATAATCCACAGCTCATCGCAACTCTTGGCAAGGATATCGGACACATTAAAATGAACGGTCTTGCCATTTCCAACGGGTATGCCGCCGTATCCGGTGCTGTTGTTTCACAGTTTCTAAAATACTTTGACATCACGCTGGGTACTGGTATGATCGTCATGGGACTGGCATCCGTCATCATGGGTCTTACATTGTTTAAACGCTTTAAATTCATCGGCTTTACGACAAGTGTCATTCTTGGTGCCATCACCTACCGTCTGACGATTGCGGCAGCCCTGAAGGTAGGCTTACCGCCAAGCTATCTAAAGCTGATCATGGCAGTTATCTTCATTGCGGTGCTTGTACTCGGCAATGGTGTGATGGGAAAATTCTTCCATCGCAAGGTTCAGGAATCGTGA
- a CDS encoding WYL domain-containing protein, which yields MKADRLYGITLYLLNHKRASGRCLAETFEVSLRCIQRDMDTLSMAGVPIIAYSGVNGGYELQEGYKLPTAMVTDHDYAIIAASLKSMESAGLKKEVQTAKLLFPQRSGNESSIQMDFSIADETAAQERELLRKAIKERLGVRFSYMDALGNIMHRSCEPIGLIFRWYAWYLVAWDLKKQDYRMFKLSRMDQVQEQESILHPHPSLSTILRKLEETDTQAYWTIRLLCQPDTAGKMKEYFQGTIEKTNPDASFLYTMRVPKQEYFWYAKLLGMGAGVRVLEPQELIDKITKDCQEILQLYKV from the coding sequence GTGAAGGCTGATCGTCTGTATGGTATAACGCTGTATCTGTTAAATCATAAACGGGCGAGCGGCAGGTGTCTTGCGGAAACCTTCGAGGTGTCGCTTCGCTGTATTCAAAGAGATATGGATACGCTCTCTATGGCAGGAGTTCCCATCATCGCGTACAGCGGAGTGAATGGAGGCTATGAGCTGCAGGAGGGCTATAAGCTGCCAACGGCTATGGTGACAGATCATGATTATGCCATTATAGCGGCCTCTTTAAAGAGTATGGAGAGTGCAGGCTTAAAAAAGGAGGTACAGACGGCGAAGCTGCTGTTTCCACAGCGCAGTGGAAATGAATCCAGTATTCAGATGGATTTTTCCATAGCGGATGAAACAGCTGCACAGGAAAGAGAGCTTCTGCGAAAAGCAATAAAGGAGCGTCTTGGTGTTCGTTTTTCCTATATGGATGCGCTGGGGAATATTATGCATAGAAGCTGTGAACCAATCGGTCTGATCTTTCGCTGGTATGCATGGTATCTGGTAGCCTGGGATCTAAAGAAACAAGACTATCGCATGTTTAAGCTGAGTCGGATGGATCAGGTACAGGAGCAGGAGTCAATACTGCATCCGCATCCCTCACTTTCCACGATTCTCAGGAAGCTGGAGGAAACGGATACGCAGGCTTACTGGACAATACGCTTGCTTTGTCAGCCCGATACCGCAGGTAAAATGAAGGAGTATTTTCAAGGGACGATAGAAAAAACAAATCCGGATGCCTCCTTTCTGTATACTATGCGCGTGCCGAAGCAGGAGTACTTCTGGTATGCAAAGCTGCTTGGCATGGGGGCTGGTGTACGTGTATTGGAGCCGCAGGAGCTGATTGATAAAATCACAAAGGATTGCCAGGAAATCCTGCAGCTGTATAAGGTGTAA
- a CDS encoding YbaK/EbsC family protein → MAIEQAREYLRKYQKEQDIQILDTSSATVELAAQALGTQPERIAKSLSFMGKEHALIVVAAGDCRVDNHAYKETFGCKAKMLKGEEVEAYTNHAVGGVCPFGVPSDTQVFLDVSLKRFAYVYPACGTANSAIKLTIAELEELLPDAKWVDVCKGWKSEG, encoded by the coding sequence ATGGCAATAGAGCAGGCAAGAGAATATTTGAGAAAATATCAAAAGGAACAGGATATACAAATACTGGATACATCGAGTGCAACCGTGGAGCTGGCGGCTCAGGCATTGGGAACACAGCCAGAGCGGATTGCGAAATCACTTTCCTTTATGGGAAAGGAGCATGCGCTGATCGTTGTCGCTGCGGGAGATTGCAGAGTGGATAATCATGCCTATAAGGAAACCTTTGGCTGCAAGGCAAAAATGCTCAAGGGGGAGGAAGTGGAAGCCTATACAAATCATGCTGTGGGCGGCGTCTGTCCCTTTGGTGTCCCTTCTGATACACAGGTGTTTCTGGATGTATCGCTAAAGCGCTTTGCTTATGTATATCCGGCGTGCGGTACTGCAAATTCGGCTATAAAGCTGACAATAGCAGAGCTGGAGGAGCTGCTTCCGGATGCAAAGTGGGTGGATGTATGCAAGGGCTGGAAGAGTGAAGGCTGA
- a CDS encoding ATP-binding cassette domain-containing protein — MLKLEHVKKTFNKGSANEVVLYKDLNVEIHDGEFVTIIGSNGSGKSTFFNVISGNIRQDAGRVTFNGKDVSRLPEHKRSQFIGRVFQDPQKGTSPSLTILQNMAMAYNKGKSFGLSKGVDKSLIPLFERELADMQLGLESKLHVSVGSLSGGQRQALSLLMATLITPELLLLDEHTAALDPKTSDLIIQLTKKIVEEKKMTTIMITHNLKHAITYGDRLLMFHKGEVIMDIPKEEKKTLTVEKLIEKFNSLNMMDALDDELAFSAQ, encoded by the coding sequence ATGCTTAAACTAGAACATGTAAAAAAGACCTTCAACAAGGGCAGTGCCAACGAGGTCGTATTGTATAAGGATTTGAATGTGGAAATCCATGACGGGGAATTTGTTACGATCATCGGCTCCAATGGCAGCGGTAAATCCACATTTTTCAATGTCATCAGTGGGAATATCCGTCAAGATGCCGGAAGGGTTACCTTTAATGGCAAGGACGTATCCCGGCTTCCTGAGCATAAACGTTCCCAGTTTATCGGACGTGTGTTCCAGGATCCGCAGAAGGGAACCTCTCCTTCCTTAACGATCCTGCAAAATATGGCGATGGCATATAATAAGGGGAAAAGCTTTGGTCTTAGTAAGGGTGTCGATAAATCACTGATACCGCTGTTTGAAAGAGAGCTGGCAGATATGCAGCTGGGACTGGAAAGCAAGCTTCATGTCAGTGTCGGCTCCCTGTCCGGAGGTCAGCGACAGGCATTATCTCTGCTGATGGCTACACTGATTACACCGGAGCTTCTGCTGCTGGATGAGCATACGGCAGCTCTAGATCCGAAAACAAGCGATCTAATCATTCAGCTGACTAAGAAAATTGTGGAAGAAAAGAAAATGACAACGATTATGATTACCCACAATCTGAAGCATGCTATCACCTATGGAGACCGACTGCTGATGTTCCATAAGGGTGAGGTTATTATGGATATACCAAAAGAGGAAAAGAAAACACTCACAGTGGAAAAGCTGATTGAAAAATTCAATTCCCTGAATATGATGGATGCGCTGGATGATGAGCTTGCATTCAGTGCTCAGTAA
- a CDS encoding SIS domain-containing protein, translating to MCMHIRETLQNNRTWSVNEQVLCDYILEHSMEVIHMNTARLSQAAAVSTSCIYRFCHKLGFDGYAAFRIQLASELNEKLSSPSAVNYDYPFTAQESTAELIQTLGSLYKNSIDETIRLLDIAQLEKFAEHVYQARFTYILTTNTNLQVAENFARKMEEIGVHIHVAGELLQQRLYCASAKQGDVAIILSYAGISDHVQECVKQLYENKVTVLLLSSSHDKTLHYFATCRLYLCGFESSYQKITTFSSHVSAQYLLDLVYSRIYQKNYEKNIEHRDRAYHVCRLKAKDEQQK from the coding sequence ATGTGTATGCATATACGGGAAACCTTGCAGAATAATCGCACATGGAGTGTGAACGAACAGGTTCTTTGTGATTATATTTTGGAGCACAGCATGGAGGTCATCCACATGAATACCGCCCGGCTGTCACAGGCAGCAGCGGTTAGTACCTCCTGTATCTACCGGTTTTGTCACAAGCTGGGCTTTGACGGCTATGCGGCCTTTCGGATTCAACTGGCAAGCGAACTGAATGAAAAGCTGAGCAGCCCCAGCGCTGTAAATTATGATTATCCCTTTACTGCACAGGAATCTACGGCAGAGCTGATTCAGACACTGGGAAGTCTGTACAAAAACTCCATAGACGAGACGATACGGCTGCTGGATATCGCACAGCTTGAAAAATTCGCTGAGCATGTATATCAGGCACGCTTCACCTATATTCTTACGACGAATACCAATTTGCAGGTGGCAGAGAATTTCGCAAGAAAGATGGAAGAAATCGGAGTTCATATCCATGTCGCAGGAGAACTTCTGCAGCAGAGATTGTATTGTGCCTCCGCCAAGCAGGGAGATGTGGCGATTATCCTCTCCTATGCCGGTATTTCCGATCATGTACAGGAATGCGTCAAGCAGTTGTATGAAAATAAGGTAACGGTGCTTCTATTATCCAGCAGCCATGATAAAACGCTGCATTATTTTGCGACCTGCCGTCTGTATCTGTGCGGCTTTGAGTCCTCCTATCAGAAGATAACAACCTTTTCTTCACATGTGTCCGCACAATATTTGCTCGATCTGGTATATTCCCGGATTTATCAGAAAAATTATGAAAAGAATATTGAACACAGAGACAGGGCTTACCACGTCTGCCGTTTAAAGGCGAAGGATGAGCAGCAGAAATAG
- a CDS encoding NAD(P)-binding protein, with protein MSRLTIMTATKAQRVIEDLYKDLERRIIASPPGLCPVDMASAFLKLCHAQTCGKCVPCRVGLAQLQMLLEDVLEGRASLSTIDLIEKTAQNISWSADCAIGYEAAEMVLHGVQGFRDDYEEHILHGRCTASLNQPVPCVSMCPAGVDIPGYIALVKEGRNADAVRLIRKDNPFPTVCAYICEHPCEARCRRNMLDDSINIRGIKRYAVDHAGYVPPEPCAPSTGKRIAIVGGGPGGLSAAYYLQLMGHQSVVYEKRKRLGGMLRYGIPNYRLPRARLDEEIEVIKSAGVEIHTGVDIGTDIAMCDLDKEFDAVYLAIGAQTDKKVGIPGEDGENVISAVTMLRNIGDDIMPDFKDKRVLVIGGGNVAMDVARSSKRLGASYVGIAYRRRQEDMTALPQEIEGALAEGCELLQLQAPKRIELDEENKVAALWVQPQIISTYRGGRPAPKRAEVDEKRIPCDIVVVAIGQGIESQHFAEEGVPIRHGAIDALDHSGVENMEGIFAGGDCVTGPATVIRAIAAGKVAAANIDEYLGFHHIIECDAPIPPANYADRPKCGRVQLKERETSLRNADFEPIEYGMSSEEAQQECGRCLRCDHFGFGVFKGGRTTKW; from the coding sequence ATGAGCAGATTAACTATTATGACCGCTACCAAAGCACAGCGTGTCATCGAGGATCTATATAAGGATCTGGAACGAAGAATCATTGCCAGTCCGCCGGGACTTTGCCCTGTGGATATGGCGAGTGCTTTTCTGAAGCTCTGTCATGCGCAGACCTGCGGGAAATGTGTACCCTGCCGTGTCGGTCTTGCTCAGCTGCAGATGCTGCTGGAGGATGTGCTGGAGGGAAGAGCTTCCCTTTCTACCATTGATTTGATTGAGAAAACAGCACAAAATATTTCGTGGAGTGCCGATTGTGCAATCGGCTATGAGGCAGCGGAAATGGTGCTGCATGGTGTACAGGGCTTTCGTGATGATTATGAGGAGCATATCCTGCACGGTCGCTGTACCGCCAGCTTGAATCAGCCGGTTCCCTGTGTTTCCATGTGTCCGGCAGGTGTGGATATTCCCGGCTATATCGCCTTGGTGAAGGAGGGAAGAAATGCCGACGCTGTACGGCTGATCCGTAAGGATAATCCGTTCCCAACCGTATGTGCGTATATCTGTGAGCATCCGTGTGAAGCGAGATGCAGAAGAAATATGCTGGATGATTCTATCAACATACGTGGAATCAAACGCTATGCAGTAGATCATGCAGGCTATGTTCCACCGGAACCGTGCGCACCGTCAACCGGTAAGCGCATTGCTATTGTCGGAGGCGGCCCCGGAGGATTGAGCGCAGCCTATTATCTGCAGCTGATGGGGCATCAGAGTGTTGTTTATGAAAAAAGGAAACGCCTGGGCGGTATGCTGCGCTATGGCATTCCGAATTACCGTCTTCCAAGAGCGCGGCTGGATGAGGAAATAGAAGTTATTAAATCCGCAGGTGTGGAAATTCATACCGGTGTGGATATCGGAACGGATATCGCCATGTGTGATCTGGATAAGGAATTTGATGCCGTCTATCTTGCCATCGGTGCACAGACAGATAAAAAAGTGGGAATCCCCGGAGAGGATGGGGAAAATGTCATATCTGCCGTGACTATGCTGCGCAATATCGGTGATGATATCATGCCGGATTTCAAGGATAAGCGTGTTCTGGTAATCGGCGGCGGTAATGTTGCGATGGATGTTGCACGCAGCAGTAAACGGCTGGGCGCAAGCTATGTTGGTATTGCCTATCGCAGACGGCAGGAGGACATGACTGCCCTGCCACAGGAAATAGAAGGTGCTCTGGCAGAGGGCTGTGAGCTGTTGCAGCTGCAGGCACCAAAACGCATTGAACTAGATGAGGAAAACAAGGTTGCCGCCCTCTGGGTACAGCCGCAGATTATTTCCACCTACCGCGGTGGACGCCCGGCTCCCAAGCGTGCAGAGGTTGACGAAAAACGGATTCCATGTGATATCGTTGTTGTCGCAATCGGTCAGGGTATTGAATCCCAGCATTTTGCAGAGGAGGGTGTTCCAATACGGCATGGAGCGATTGACGCACTGGATCATTCCGGTGTGGAAAACATGGAAGGAATCTTTGCCGGTGGTGATTGTGTAACCGGTCCTGCAACGGTCATTCGCGCGATTGCGGCAGGCAAGGTCGCAGCGGCTAACATTGATGAATATCTCGGCTTCCATCATATTATAGAATGCGATGCACCGATTCCCCCTGCAAATTATGCTGACCGTCCAAAATGCGGTCGTGTACAGCTGAAGGAGCGAGAAACATCGCTGCGCAATGCGGATTTTGAGCCGATCGAGTATGGTATGAGCAGTGAAGAGGCACAGCAGGAATGCGGAAGATGTCTGCGCTGTGATCACTTTGGATTCGGTGTATTCAAAGGAGGAAGAACGACAAAATGGTAA
- a CDS encoding ABC transporter substrate-binding protein — protein MKKKLLGGLALALLLAGCGNSGSTDKEKTDDGKKTYKIGIIQQMEHPALDSAREGLEKYLKGKTDANFEITVKNAQGDNGTADTIAKQFVSDDVDLIYSIATNASQAAVNATGGTDIPVVFNAVTDGVEAKLVTSNEKPGGNVTGVSDAAPLEKQVEMIREFLPKAKKIGMIYNIGEVNGKLQVEQVEKLAPKYGFTVVKKGISATTEVATAAEQLSGDVDCIYNITDNMIVSATASITDKANAKKIPVFAAEDGQMKAGLLASDSISYEKLGEQAGSVVYDILVNGKKAGDIPVETAKDTTLYISKKVAEQLGIDIPDSLAERATFVEE, from the coding sequence ATGAAGAAAAAATTATTGGGAGGACTTGCATTGGCACTGCTTCTTGCAGGATGTGGAAACAGTGGCAGCACCGACAAGGAAAAAACGGATGACGGCAAGAAAACGTACAAAATCGGTATCATCCAGCAGATGGAGCATCCTGCACTCGATAGCGCCAGAGAGGGACTGGAGAAATATCTGAAGGGCAAGACAGATGCAAACTTTGAAATTACAGTGAAAAATGCACAGGGAGATAATGGAACTGCTGATACGATCGCCAAACAGTTTGTTTCCGATGATGTGGATCTGATTTATTCCATTGCGACCAACGCTTCACAGGCTGCGGTCAACGCGACAGGAGGAACGGATATCCCAGTCGTATTCAATGCCGTTACAGACGGTGTGGAGGCCAAGCTGGTGACAAGCAATGAAAAGCCGGGTGGTAATGTAACCGGCGTCAGTGATGCTGCACCGCTGGAGAAACAGGTGGAAATGATTCGTGAATTCCTGCCGAAAGCTAAGAAAATCGGTATGATCTACAATATCGGTGAAGTAAATGGAAAGCTTCAGGTGGAACAGGTGGAAAAGCTGGCACCGAAATACGGCTTTACCGTTGTGAAAAAGGGGATCAGTGCTACAACTGAGGTCGCAACCGCTGCGGAACAGCTGTCCGGAGACGTTGACTGTATTTATAACATTACCGATAATATGATTGTTTCTGCAACTGCATCTATTACGGATAAGGCAAATGCGAAAAAGATTCCAGTATTTGCTGCTGAGGACGGACAGATGAAGGCAGGACTGCTCGCAAGTGATTCTATCAGCTATGAAAAGCTTGGTGAACAGGCAGGAAGTGTTGTTTACGATATTCTGGTAAACGGGAAAAAGGCCGGGGATATCCCTGTGGAAACTGCTAAGGATACGACGCTGTATATTAGTAAAAAGGTCGCAGAGCAGCTGGGCATTGATATTCCGGATTCTCTGGCAGAACGCGCAACATTTGTAGAAGAATAA
- a CDS encoding DUF3795 domain-containing protein, which yields MIEKRGMAYCGIACCVCSEADCPGCHARGCADAHVCRILSCCVEKGIEGCYACSEFPCREEMLQKKRVQVFNRCMCKAGVAQVMDCLKRNEEAGIQYHYEGQLLGDYDLEREQEIEALLLQGREYSKI from the coding sequence ATGATTGAGAAAAGAGGAATGGCATATTGCGGGATTGCCTGCTGTGTATGCTCTGAAGCAGATTGTCCTGGATGTCATGCAAGAGGCTGTGCGGATGCGCATGTCTGCCGTATTTTATCCTGCTGTGTGGAAAAGGGAATTGAGGGCTGTTATGCATGCAGTGAATTTCCATGTCGTGAGGAAATGCTGCAGAAAAAAAGGGTTCAGGTATTCAACCGCTGTATGTGTAAGGCGGGAGTGGCGCAGGTTATGGATTGTTTAAAGCGGAATGAGGAAGCAGGCATTCAGTATCATTACGAAGGACAACTGCTGGGTGATTACGATCTGGAGCGTGAACAGGAGATTGAGGCATTGCTGCTGCAGGGTAGAGAGTATTCGAAAATCTGA